The nucleotide window TACGCGGCTGCTGAATATTTTGAGTTGTCTTACACGAACGATGACCAAAAACAGTTGTGAGTAACTTGGTTTTTAGAAGCAGTGATTATCTGATAGTAATTCCACCCTCTGTCTCTGCAGAGTGGTTGATACGATAAAAGATTATGCCATTAAAGCTATAGTCAATACAGTCGACCATTTGGGCGCTGTATCGTGCAAACTTAATGATCTGTTAGGCCAGAAAGTGAATGAAGTTTCTCAAACGGAGCTTCATGTTTCATGTATTCAACAGGTACCTTCTCTTCATATTCATTTTCACAATGTTTAGATTTAGAGTTGTCCAAAACTACAAAACCTGCCAACCGAATAATACTGGACCGAGAGAACTGGCCAATACAGTTTGGTCTGAAACAAGACCGTGAACCAGGATCAAACTGTCGGCTAGTAATTCAAGCctgtttttcttcatcttcttctttaatATTGtttaaataacatattttcataaagttgaaagaaaagaaACCATGTAGACTGGCCGAGTCGGACAAGTATCGAACTAGACCGGACCAAGAACTCACTTTCGCTATAACTTGAGTCAAGACAACATAGTTTTATTGGTAACCATAAGAACCGGTTACAGAAAACTCAGGGGAGCCAACCAATACCCTGCCTGCTAACCATTGGGATCATGTAAAATTAAAACACAGTATGCATTGGGCAGTTTAGAACACTGGTGTTTAGTTTAGATTTTGAGTTTTTTTTCTTTGGATGTGGTATTTCAGAGACTAGGAATATGCCAGAGGTGTTTTGATCATGAAGGTCTTGCCGAGCAGTCTTCCTTGATAAATACTCCCAAGTACCACAAAAGATACATCTTGCCTGGTAACCCGAACTTAGCCAGCCATAATATTTTAGTTTTGGATCCTTTAAATCATGGATATAGATAAATTTTTTTCAGTTGGAGAGACCATGAAAGGTGGTATTAGAACTAAATCAATGTACCAAGGATGCAGTTTGGAAGATGAAGACGACTGGCATAAATTTAAAAACGGTAAAGAGATCTTTACTTAATTGTTTAAAGTGTTCCATCTTCACAGTGTAGTTTTATATATTCTTCTTGGTCTGTTTTTTCTTTTAATACACAGCTGTTCGGGCTACAATCAGAGAAAAAACGCCATCTTCGTTTAGGTACATGTTCAATCAGTTGTATAGTTTTTATGCACTTGAATGTTTAATCATTAAGATTCAAGATTAAACTGATAAAAATGTAGAAAAGGGCGATCCCCGTCTCCTACACGGCAACCTGGATCATTTGCCTTCGCTGGCGCAGTGATCCAAAACGGTTTAGGTATGATTGCGTTCATTATATGAATATTTTGTTTGAATGTGCTTTTTATAAAGTGAATTCTTAATGTTAAGTAATCATAACTAGTTGATCAATAGATTTTGTTTAGTCAAAGATTAAAAAACTTATTCTTTGACAATAATCAGTTGCAAAATGCATATTCAGACACCCCTTTATTGATGAATCAACAGCTGATTTAATTTGTATGATGAACCAGATAAGAGGTCAGTTTCACCACTCCGATTTCCGCTGTTGCGTACGGAGTCTTTGTCTAGTAGATCAACCACCCCCACTTCAAGACCCAAAACTCCCAATCCCAGTAGGCCCAGTTCAGTTGGTCGGCAGAGGGTAAGGCGCACActttgacttttgaggtcaaacTTTATAAATTCCAAAGTTCATAACATTCAATCTGTTGTTGGAAACCTACTAATTATGAAGTTGGAAAGTAGTCTGTTTGACCTCTAGAGTTGACAATTTTCATGTCTTGAAACTACTAAAAAGACTCATCATTTTTTTAGTTTTCAGTAATTTTTTGACGCGGTGGTTTGTTTGTAGGTTTCGGGGTATCAGAAATCAGCTTCAATGCACGTTTACAGTGATAGAGACGCATATAAAGAGACCGATCAGACACCAAGCAAAAGTAAACGTCTACTGAAGGCGTTGCTCAGTAGACGCAAGTCTAAGAAAGATGACACGTTATACACCTATTTGGATGAATACTGAATTTTATGCAGCAGCAGATGAACAAGGAAAAGTAGCTTCTTGGTGATCAGTGTCCTCTAGTTTAAGCACTGGTTAAACTGTATTATCCTTATAAGTATTACCACTTTTCTTTTGAACATGAGCTTtctaaatcggatacaagatgtTGAAATTTGCATGTAGGTTTTAAAAGTTATCAACAAGTATACAATGTTGTTAAACATTTATAACAAAAACCGAAAATAATCTTTGTTGTGTGCATATGATGAGTTGCAATAGTGGATGACATAACAAGGTGCATCAGTATACAAGCAGGGGCGCAGCTTCCttggggcgggagggggcgcccccacccccccacccccccaaacTTTTCGACGCGTAGTGTTATGAACAGTAccttcgtatagaaatttttaggtatatacgttttcgccccctCGGAATTGGGAAAAATCGACCCCCAAGCTTCGCCAATGTATACAAGTATCCACGCTAACAAGTGCTGGTCCAAGCCGTGCTAACCAAACCAGAGGTGTCAAGATGCACGAAATCAAAAACATGTTCTCACTGTCACTAGCATATATTACGCAAGTACAAATGTAGAACACTTTGGCAGCTCAAGTAAACTTTTCTATCAAAGAGTGTTGTAACTTggtcaatcatcatcatcatcatactcagtaaatctcaccaatagcaaagtaAAGGTACGGTCTGCATGAGTGTAAGATGTAGACAAAACTTGATCAATGTGTAACCCTAATAATTATATTGTTTGGATTGATTATGTTTGAATCAATCTAGACACATAACTAGTAAGTTTTGCTTATTGTGTAACCTTATTAGGTAGTATGTTATTAGCAATGTTGTTATAAATTCAATCTTGTACTAAGTAAAATCAATGCTAGAAGTGGGTAGAAAAGTGTGTTAGGCACATTAGCGTTGTTCGAAGGATAATTTTATTAGAATATGTCAATATTATGCAAATAATATTTGCCAATATACTAGGAGATACTTTAGGAGATAATTGTGTATTTGATAGTTTCCATATATCTTGTATCTCACCCTATTTAAGGGGTTGTTATCATTCAATGGAGGACACGAAATATTCTGATAACCATAAACacttttatggtatcagagcctatgCTCTACAAACCCTAGCCGTCGCACACCCTCTTCTCTTCTCTTCGGTCTTCTCATGTTTCGACAGCTACAATGACCGAGAAGGAAAGCACGTCCAACACCAAACCGAAATCTGGCTTATACGGTGACCAACATTCAAAACAAGGTCCGTACGCTCGACAGCACTAAGGTTACATATTCATCATGGGTGAAGCTTTTCAAGCACACACAAAGGCATATAAGGTTCTGGATCACATCAACGGCACAACATCACCAAAGGAAGGCAACGATGAGTTTGATTCTTGGCAAGAGATCGACGCCCTTATTCTCCAATGGATTTACGCCACGCTGTCCGACGAATATTTAGTTTGAGTTCTTGAAACCGACGCTACGGCGCGAGCCACATGGCTGAAACTCGAAGGTATTTTTCTCAATAACAAAGGCTCTCGAGCTACGACTCTTGAGCATGACTTTACAAATCTCACACTTGGAGCTTGTTCATCCCTCGATGATTATTGTCAGAAACTTAAAGACATCGCTAAACAACTAGGCGATGTTGGCTTTCCGGCCAGCGAGCCACGGCTCGTTATGCAACTTGTTCGAGGCCTCCCATCCGAGTATGATGTCACCGCTGCCCTCATCAATCAAACCTCCCCGTCGTGGGATGATGCTCGCACTAGTCTACAAAAAGAACAACAACGACAAGCCGCTCGCCAAAACAACAATCAATTAGTGCTTGTTACTGCTCTTGTttccactgccaccaccaccaaacCACCTACCCAACTCAATAACCACCCACACCAAACATAGCCCCTACTGATCCTAATCGGTATTCGGAAACTTTTTATGATCCAAATCGTCCTCGTGGCTGTGGTCGAGGCTACCGTGACGGTCGGGGTCGGGGTTATCGGGGACGCGGTAACTACAACAACTCTCAATGGGGGCAACAATCTTCACCCGACTACCAACCCACCTACGGCCCACAGCCCCCACCGGCCCCATTCTCCTCTTGGAACACGCCACCCACACCATACCCCTCTCAAGCTTGGGCCCCAATCAACCTCATCCTCCTTACCCTCAAGCCCAATACAACCAGGCCCACGTTGCTTATCAACAGGCCCAAATGCAACAATTGACCCAACAGCCTCCCACCCCTACCCAATTCCACGACCCAAATGCCTTTAATGCATTAAGTCCGACGGAGCCGACATCGGCACGACTCTTTCAATGATGCAAGTCAATAACCCGGACCCTTCGTGGAACATGGAAACAGGAGCATCCTCTCACATCACCGCTAATATCGGTAAAATTTCTACTCCTTTGCCTTTTTCTTTAAGTACTATTCTTGTTGGGGATGGCCATAAATTACCAATTACAGGATCTGGAAATTCCCTACACACTGTTTCAACCAAAACCTACCAACTTAATAATGTCCTTCACTCACCCACTGTTATCAAGGATTTACTTGATACAAGTCAATAACCTGGACCCTTCGTGGAACATGGAAACAGGAGCATCCTCTCACATCACCGCTAATATCGGTAAAATTGCTACTCCTTTGTCTTTTTCTTCAAGTAGTATTCTTGTTGGGAATGGCCATAAATTACCAATTACAGGATCTGGAAATTCCCTACACACTGTTTCAACCAAAACCTACCAACTTAATAATGTCCTTTACTCACCCACCGTTATCAAGGATTTACTTTATGTTCGTAAATTCACCCGTGATAACCAAGTTAGTATTGAATTTGACCCTTTTGGTTTTTCTTTGAAAGGACCTCAAGTCGGGCACCTTCCTTTCGCGCCATGACAGCACGTGGGACCTCTATCCTCTTCCACCACATTCATATGCATTGGCCTCCGCTTATCAACACACCCCGTGGCACAACCGACTCGATCATCCTGGTGCAactattttaaattttttgtcTAGTCATAATTTCATTCATTGTAATAAGACTACCAGTCATTCCATTTGTTCTTCTTGTCAAATTGCTAATAGTCAACGGTTAACATTTAATGATTCAAAGTCTATTACTTTTGCTCCATTTGATATCGTACATTGTGATTTGTGGACATCCCCGATTATAAGCAAAAGCGGTTATAAATATTACATGGTACTCATTGATAATTTCACCTAACATGTTTGGGTCTACCCACTCAAATTTAAATCAGAAACGTTTCCTACCTTTGCTAAATTTCACAAACTAATCCACACTCAATTCAACTGTCTCATTAAAACATTTCAATGCGACTTGGGTGGTGAGTTTGACAATCACAACTTCAAGCACTTTGCCGCCCAACATGGCATGGTTCTCCGATTCTCATGCCCCCAAACCTCACCACAAAACGGCAAAGCCGAACGGATGCTACGACGTCTTAACAATATTATCCGTGCACTCCTTACCCATGCCCGTCTTCCACCCACCTTTTGGGTCGAAGCTCTCCACACCGCAACCTATCTTCACAATATTCTTCCTACCCTTAAGCTCAACAACCACACCCCGGCCTTCGCCCTTTATCACCGACATCCAACCTATGATCATCTTCGCGTTTTTGGGTGCGCTTTTTATCCAAACGCCTCCGCTACCCAACCTCATAAATTATCGTCCCGGTCATCCCGATGCATCTTTCTAGGCTACCCGCCTAACTTTCGTGGGTATCGATGCATGGATCCCCATACCGGTCGGGTCCATATTTCACGTCATGTCGTCTTTGACGAACACGACTTCCCTTCCACCACCATTATCCCGCCCAACGATTACCAGTTCCTCGATGACGAGGCCTACCCTTTCTTCGCCACAACATCCCCAGCCGTACCTACTCACACTACGGCCCAATCACCTTTAACCATCGGCCCAACGCATCCCTTCCCCAACCAGCATTCAACCACCCAACCCATTGTTAATCCAACCCAACCTCAGCCGTCTACACCACTACTGTCACCACCTAATTCACCACCGGCCCAATCCACTACTAATAATCCACTAAACCGTCACCACATGCACACCAAATCCAAGGCTGGAATTTCAAAGCCTAATCCTAAATTTAATCTTACTGCCCCTTCCTCAAACCATGACATCTCACCCATTCCCACATCCCACCTCAAAGCCCTTCTAGATCCTAATTGGCAAACGACCATGAACAACGAGTTTAGTGCTTTGCAGGAAAATCAGACATGAGAATTGGTACCACGACCGGAGGGGGTACCTATTACTCGTTGCATGTGGCTCTTTAGACATAAATTTAAACCGGATGGCGCTCTCGAGCGCTATAAATCTCGGTTAGTGGTCAATGGCAAATCTCAAACGGTTGGAATAGACTGTCATGATACTTTCAGTCTAGTGGttaaacctgtcacaccccaaccgaaggCGGAAAcctcggggcatggcactgagcgaacagattgtcaagagaaattccataacgactaaattaccgaatagttaatattatgtcccataccataacccattcAAATAACCtaattattacagacagcgaTATTCTCCAAACAAAAGCATGTTCGACAACTTagatttcaaaataaaaataaattgttcgttggtttctagactcttcctaacttgattccacgtagcatgcatcctagcagaaagcatcctaaacacctgtcacatacgataaaataaaggtcaatatacatagtgtaaaggtgagcatacaagtttgataatagcataatagagttcgaattagtttacgcgtaaccagcatgtacaacgtataatgtgaagcatgtaagttatcgacaaagattctatcaataccaatgactgcgattTGACAGCGAGTAACGAGTGCGCAACACATGTTCACCACTacgaacacgtgaagtaatatccttaacaacccctgtccacgacaggtgctgagtccaaactatagtactatcgttgctaaggcaggtagacaacaatcattgtgtaaacataacaaacaggcATTCATCGAGTCACGTATAACACGCAATAatggttagcgtataaatagtgttagcgttgtgtgtcgattgtgatttgattatagataacgtatgtaacacccaaaagtgcataaaacaaaaagggagcgagtatactcacagattgtgtttaacaagtaaacacaaccttggattgaagggagaactgagagagattagcctgaacagttaacgatagcataaacgataagcggcgcgtaaaacggtgcaaagttaccaagtgtcggatggtaatccgatcgaatggccagtcgatcgggtggcaatccgttaggatggtcatccgattggatggccattcgattggattgtacctcgtttggtaaggatgtgtttgtgtatgatggtttgtcttttgaagtttcgttgtagcattttgaaaacagagaagtatctctacccttcaggtcggtcgatcgaatggcggctcgatcgggtgacgatccaattagtaggacacttagtgagaacaagttcacagcagtttgtcactcgatcggatagcaatccgatcgggtggcaatccgttggtcACTGTtcgtgcattgaacatgttgaaaattgtttaagtgttgaagttccaacatcacatggtcggatggtcgttcgatcggatggtaatccgatcaaacggcaatccgttcgacgtcCAAACTTTGCAAATCTGAAATAATAGGTTAAGTGTTTGAAccaggtgcaagccgatcgggtgacagtccgatcggatggccaatCCGATCGGACGAAAATCTATCCCGTGACCTGATCGTCTTTGACACTTTGTTTTGTAGGTTTTGCGTTTTGTTTGAGACAgtgtgataacgtgctaaacaacagaacctCGCCATGGCTCAAGTGACCCGATCGGATaggaaccaccctagtccgaccagttaactgtccaagacggtgtttcatgtttaacccgaaatcggtagtctctcggatagaattcagatcttgaaccaacacatcaacaagaaggagtagaagatcagaacaagctccgattctatcggttttgagtgcattgagtgtaaaagagttgaaagaaagttagaaaaaccatctttcaatccttttcaccatgaatgtGTTCAGATCTTtacaagatctttgtttattcatgtggaaatcgttcagatctaagttgttcttggtggattgaagccaaaacatgaagttcctaagaaccccatgatgacatcatcctagaacaccataaatctagtgatttcacggttaaaagttaagattcaaaagatagaaaggtgtaggagtgcatgtagatcaagaaagtacaagatttaggttgaaaacttacaagaatcgtgagaaatcgagagaaagatgCTTGAGAGCGGCTGGGTCGAGTgagaggagctgtcacatcaagtgatgtgatagttggggtatttatagggtttcccaaaaaggaaagtgtgAAGGATCGGGTGGgccaccgatcggatggctgtccgatcgggtggcaatccgatcggatgacaaccTGATCGgatggtcactcgatcgggtggccactcgatCCGGTGTCCGATGTGTTTGAGTTTTAACGTTTCGATTCGTGCGttgagttttgcgatgcgatagagtttcccattaattccaactactatatctaacatacaatcatcctaattaacttgcgtttagcatctgcgattcgattgcgatagcgtTGCGATTGCATTTTGATTAACcaccacaaaacataaagtaagtaaacatgcacaagtaacacataagtagcacacacacgtaaaacaatatccagaatgcatcattcgggttgcgaatgcgattgcgatgcgataagcgataaacaTGCGATAAACAACGATTAAtctcgattattaacaagtactccacataatacaactaatgcgataaaataaatagattatctacaagtcaaagaagtcaaaacagtaattgagcaaggagtgacagatcgcaattagcaatcttttcttcctttgacttcaatgttgactttgactttcgaaacacggggtgttacagcctccccctcttaagggaatttcgtctcgaaattaggCTTTAgtcgtaacaaacaactgcgggtacttcgccttcatgtcgctttcgagtacccaagtgaactctgcgcctcgtttaccttcccatcggaccttcacaatgggaatgcgtgagcgcctgagctgcttggtttgtcagttcatgatctcgacaggcttctccacgaagtgtagtgtttcgtttacttgaagaTCCTCGAGAGGTACAtataaatcatgctcagccaggcacttccTGAGgctcgaaacatggaaagtcgggtgaacgttgctaagttcctccggtagttcgagtctgtaggccacctttccgaTCCTTACCAGAATCTTAaacggtccaacatatcgaggcgcgagctttcctttcttgccgaatctgaccacacccttccaaggtgatacttttaggagtacatggtcgccaacgtcaaattcaaggggcttgcgtcgtctatcggcgtaacttttctgacgactccaagctttcagcagattgtctcgaatttggaggattttgtcagtcgtttctttcAGTCGCTCGGGACCGGTTATTTGCGAatctccgatctcatgccacacaataggcgatcgacattttcttccatatagAGCCTCAAACGATGCCATTtaaatgctggaatgataactattattgtacgagaattcgactaaaggtaagtatgcgtcccaattaccaccgaaatctatgacacacgaacggagcatgtctgtgacaacccgaacttttaaggTTAATCTCGCTAACTTCGATTCCTCGTTATTCCTCCTTCACTTTCGTTACGACTAGTTAATTAATGTAAACGTGCCATAATTATGTTTAACCCAACTCTTGTATCATATATAACCGACCCAAATTTCATGAGTTATCCGGCCCCAACTTGTGTAACCCAACTTGTGTATTAATCGGCCCACAAACACTATTAAACAAAGTCATCGGCCCTAACTTGAATATTAACTAAATTGATCAGCCACTTGAATCACTTGGGCTTGAGTCCATGTCCGATTGTATAACCCACGGCCCTAACCCCCTTGTTAATTAGTTATCCAGCCCAACCTCTTGTGCATTGATCCTTAGTGACCGGCCCAGCTACTTGTTTGAATAATCAGCCCAACATATCATGTATACGTATTATAATGCAAATCAAACACCAATTGAGTTTACATTTATAACAAACCCCACGCCATTATCGATAAACAACCCAGATCGCCCTAGTTTCCCTCTGATCGCTCATAGCAGAACCTTGGTGAACTATTATCTCGCCATCAGAAATCCCGGTTAGTAAATAGCATCCCGACTTCTTTGTGCGTATGTGATTAATTGGGTTGCTATGTGTTCATTAGGCTGTATACTTGTGATTAAATACACATACAGATCGGTTTGTCTTGATGAATGAAACATGATTGTATTCGCTGACATAGATTCATAAGAATTGAACATGAAATCTGATTCGAATAATCCAGTCCACGTGATAATAAGTTGAGTCTTAGTTCATGTCTGTGGGTATATGATTATATGGCACGAAAACTGGTTAATGGACAATGGAATTTCATATATATAAGGGGGGTTAATAATCGGGTCTGAGTGTTCGATGTATTGACGACGATTATACTAATGCCTTCGTATGAAATCGGTTGTATTGTGTGACGTAGGGTGTTAATCGACTAGTAGTTAAGTTTGATTAATTCTTTGTGATTGTCGAATTCGATTCTTGTGAGTGGTCCGAACTAATATATGGTATCATCTAGTAATGCATGAGAATGAATTAAACAGGAGTATTAAGGCATGCTAGTTAATAGGATCCGGATAAGGAGATTGTTATAGTATTGGGAAATCGTCTGATTGTTTTAATTATATGGGATTGCATGTTTTAATATATGGGATTGCATGTTTTAATTATTGTTGACACAGTATGTTCATGAAAGCCCAAGCCGAGGTCTTAGTTTAGTTGGATTGGGCCGGCCACCAGTATGGGGTAAGGGAGCCCAAGATTTCAACGGGTAAAATCTGGACATTTCGGGCCGTTAATTCGGTTGGGCCGCACCCTAGTGTGATGTTGAATGGACTTAGTTGCAATGAGTGTAATGAACAGTTTTAAAAGGGTTGTCGGCCATTAGTCTTTTAATTCAATATTGTTTCGGTATGTGATTTTATTGCTAGATGTGAATGTGTAACCTTACACGACTTACTATGTGCAAAACATATGGTCTGGATGACTAGGTCATGAGTTATTGTTATTGCATGCATGCGTTACATGTACAGTAAATGTGTTTTGTGTGGTCAATGTACACATGAATTACTTTGGAATGAAAACTGTGGTTCATATGCACGTAAAACTAACTGATATCGTAACCCCTTTAGGACGTACTTGATTAACTGGTAGACTCGTAGATAACcctaccgagcaaatcaaaggtgagttcactgcacttttctcaagcatgcgtcccggtggtttgggacaactggtaaacattcggaagggaaacattgggtaaacaacttaatcggttttggttattgcctggagggcaatggaggtatttagttgatagcgctattaggtgggaaacctcacaccgggccgtaaggacgggcgtgaactaattatctgggtatggctatggttgttagaggcacactcctcggatacatacgggcactctccctagggtatctaacgaaggcaacatagcatcgcaacgttgaatcgcattaacatatatatggtaacataacttgttaacaaaaccttgaactcaccagcgtagtctgacacacttgtttacatgcttgtaggtgattactgaaggaacttgggagcttgctgtctgatgctgctggagtggttgtggtcataataatcAGTTATCTTAAATTGCTTTTGATACATTACACAttgatacttttatgcttccgctcaatactttggttttggtttaacttttcaaacgatacattttctttcaattgggtattttaatacattataacttgtgtttgatatgattggtggctctttgttggatcgttacacctccattagggacacgccctaggtggtaatttgggggtgtgacagtttggtatcagagccactggttatagagaactcggttttaaaaatgttttcataaaaccagactataaccgaattgatccaaacgatgaccatgacactcagcttcagactgcaaggttcgttcctccttagtttatgctttatatgcctagAAACCGTAACTATAGATatatagcatgcacgatacgacatggCATGCATCATGACACATTGTTAGTGCAACATAACACATGTATCTAGTAAATTTTGATCTTGTTGGTAGTGCTCattttgtgttgattggagtgggagaaacttcaaacataagttaagaagcatcgagaggagcatgcaaaccgccttattatcatgggtgcacacataataataacgcgtggtgcatgcaaatcccaatgaggcttaacgagtgtaagaggggttcttccctgtttgtgtacgAGCATAGTAGTTAATCGTCCCTAACGTGATAAACCAGAATACTTTTCTCGTTCTCGACTCCTAAATTCGTTCCCTTCTCCTattatagaaacatgagtggacgaggacacggtcgtggtagcatcaacatgactcaggctgagttaaccaacctgataaacacacgtgtggctgaggctctggcagcctaccaagctggtatgAATTGTACCAAATACTTTTAATCCTATCTCGTGAATCCAACTCTTACTCTTGTGTCGTATCTTCTTTCATTCAGCGCACCCAAACAACCAGCCTGtctgtacgttcaaaatgtttatggattgcaagccacagaccttcagcgggacggaaggggctgtgggacttataaggtggttcgagaaagctgagtcagtgttTGCTATGTGCAACTGCCCTGTGGGGGACCGCATGAAGTATGCAAcaggcacgcttgaggatggtgccttgacctggtggaatgcccaggtccaactgctaggtattgaggcggcgaacgccactacgtgggatgattttaaagaactgatgagagaggaatactgtcctcgagatgaaatagcgaagttagagaatgagtactatcatctgaccatggtggggtctgaaatcgaggcgtatgtgaagcggtcgtatgagttagctgatttgtgtccgaacttgtcccgacccatgtcccgaagaatcgagttgtttattaaggggttacctcc belongs to Helianthus annuus cultivar XRQ/B chromosome 5, HanXRQr2.0-SUNRISE, whole genome shotgun sequence and includes:
- the LOC110940809 gene encoding protein ABIL2 isoform X2 yields the protein METQTSSAETALPDPTNYDETAMQQSLHFADNLKDLKNLRKQLYAAAEYFELSYTNDDQKQLVVDTIKDYAIKAIVNTVDHLGAVSCKLNDLLGQKVNEVSQTELHVSCIQQRLGICQRCFDHEGLAEQSSLINTPKYHKRYILPDKFFSVGETMKGGIRTKSMYQGCSLEDEDDWHKFKNAVRATIREKTPSSFRKGRSPSPTRQPGSFAFAGAVIQNGLDKRSVSPLRFPLLRTESLSSRSTTPTSRPKTPNPSRPSSVGRQRVSGYQKSASMHVYSDRDAYKETDQTPSKSKRLLKALLSRRKSKKDDTLYTYLDEY
- the LOC110940809 gene encoding protein ABIL2 isoform X1, which encodes MNVSNPHNQEMETQTSSAETALPDPTNYDETAMQQSLHFADNLKDLKNLRKQLYAAAEYFELSYTNDDQKQLVVDTIKDYAIKAIVNTVDHLGAVSCKLNDLLGQKVNEVSQTELHVSCIQQRLGICQRCFDHEGLAEQSSLINTPKYHKRYILPVGETMKGGIRTKSMYQGCSLEDEDDWHKFKNAVRATIREKTPSSFRKGRSPSPTRQPGSFAFAGAVIQNGLDKRSVSPLRFPLLRTESLSSRSTTPTSRPKTPNPSRPSSVGRQRVSGYQKSASMHVYSDRDAYKETDQTPSKSKRLLKALLSRRKSKKDDTLYTYLDEY